Below is a window of Deinococcus misasensis DSM 22328 DNA.
AAGGGTTCTACCATGTGCGCTCGGGCATTGAGGCTGCCATTCACCGGGCTCTGGCCTACGCCCCTTACGCCGATGTGATCTGGTGTGAAACCAGCCATCCCAGTCTGGAAGAGGCCCGCCAGTTTGCAGAGGGGGTCCATGCCAAATTCCCCGGCAAGATTCTGGCCTACAACTGCAGCCCGAGTTTCAACTGGCGCAAAAATCTGGACGAGGACACCATCGCCAAATTCCAGAACGAACTGGGCCGGATGGGGTACAAATTCCAGTTCATCACCCTTGCCGGTTTCCACAGCCTGAACCACAGCATGTTCAAGCTGGCCAGAGGCTACAAAGACCGCCAGATGAGTGCTTTTGTGGAACTTCAGCAGGCTGAATTTGCCTCTGCGGAAGAGGGGTTCACCGCAGTGAAACACCAACGCGAAGTTGGCACAGGTTACTTCGATCAGGTGACCCTTGCGGTCTCTGGGGGCAAATCCAGCACCACTGCCTTAAAAGGCAGCACGGAAACTGCCCAGTTTGTGGCTGCCCACGATTGAGGACTGTATAAGCCAGGGGCTGCCTTCCCAAAGGCAGTCCTTTTTCAAGAGGTGCAACAGGATGACAGCAGAAAGATCAAACGGGGCTGGCGACTTTCTCCTGAAGGGCCAGAGCAAAATGCCTTGCAGCATCAGGGTGGGTTCTCAGAAACAGGTGTGGCTCGATGAGTTCGATTTCCATCAACAGGAATTGCCCGTCTCGCACCAAGCCGTCCACTCGGGCATAAAGGGGAATTTCAGGCAGGACGCGCAGCACCTGTTGGGCCTGTGCAATCAGGTCTCCAGAGACTTCTGTGCCCGAAAAACGGCCTCCATGCATACCCTGCACCCTGAAATCGCCTGTGCTGGGGGTTTTCAGAACCGCATGGCTGAAATGGCCATTGAAGAAAATCAAAGAGTGCTCACCCGGATGCTGAATTTCAGGCATGAACGGCTGAACCAGCAAATCCACATCTTCAGGCAGGTTCATCAAAGCGGTCTGGATTTCCTCTGGCAGGGAGCCAGAGATCCGGTAGGTGTGGTGCGCTGCTGCCGACACTGAAGGTTTGACCACCCCTTCAAAACCCATCTCGGCCAGCACCTCGGGCAGCAAGTGCCGTTCAGGATGGGTCAAAAAGCGGGTTGGAATGATGGGGATGCCTGTCTCCTGCAATTCTCTCAAATAAATCTTGTTGGCGTTCCAGCGCACCAGAGCTGCTGGATTCAAAAGCTGAACCCCAAGGTGGGTCAGTCGGTCGAGCCAATCCAGAAACGCCTGTTGATGCAGGTGGTAATCCCATGTGCTGCGTAAAACCACAGCATCAAAGTCCTGCCAGCTGATGTGTGGGTCGTTCCACACCGCTGCCACAGGCTGCAAATGGGGCAAAACCGCTTGATCGTCCAGAGAAAGGTCGGGGGCACCCGAGTAGGTCACGAAAGCAACACGCATGGGCACAGCCTAAAAGAAAAGTGGCCCCATTGAACAGGACCACTTCAGGTGGATTCAAGGCTTCCAGTGGATTTCAACGCAAACGGGTGATTTTGCGCCCCTCTGGCACGTATTCCAGCTTCAGGATCCAGCCTGCCGGAAAATCCTGATACAGGCTTTCCCCCCACTCGATGATGCTGAGCCTGCAACGCTCGATGTAATCTTCGAGGCCCATTTCATAAAGTTCGTCAGGATGGTGGATGCGGTAAGCGTCCACGTGCAACACCAGACCCTCTGGAGCGGGATACTCGTGCATCAGGGCATAGGTGGGGCTGTTCACCTCACCCTGAAAACCAAGC
It encodes the following:
- a CDS encoding ATP-grasp domain-containing protein, with protein sequence MRVAFVTYSGAPDLSLDDQAVLPHLQPVAAVWNDPHISWQDFDAVVLRSTWDYHLHQQAFLDWLDRLTHLGVQLLNPAALVRWNANKIYLRELQETGIPIIPTRFLTHPERHLLPEVLAEMGFEGVVKPSVSAAAHHTYRISGSLPEEIQTALMNLPEDVDLLVQPFMPEIQHPGEHSLIFFNGHFSHAVLKTPSTGDFRVQGMHGGRFSGTEVSGDLIAQAQQVLRVLPEIPLYARVDGLVRDGQFLLMEIELIEPHLFLRTHPDAARHFALALQEKVASPV
- the tsaE gene encoding tRNA (adenosine(37)-N6)-threonylcarbamoyltransferase complex ATPase subunit type 1 TsaE, which produces MQVTETLTLSTPEAQFAFGQTLAALLPAGTVLFLEGEMGAGKTTLTQGLVQGLGFQGEVNSPTYALMHEYPAPEGLVLHVDAYRIHHPDELYEMGLEDYIERCRLSIIEWGESLYQDFPAGWILKLEYVPEGRKITRLR